TCACTGGATAACTCTTGTTGTAAATGGTGTAAACGTACCCCACCTGGCCTTTGTCTGTCCCTCTCTGCAGGAAGTCAAAGTCAACTGGGCCACGACGCCGACAAGCCAGAAAAAAGACACGAGTAGTAAGTACAACAGTTGGGGGATAGCGGGTACATATTATGGTGTACCGCCACCTATACACCAGTTCCCTCTCgggatttttcaaggcacacagaatattgacatattatagacatggtatataccaaaataaagatTTCACTCCCATAtttaatcagtaaaaaaaatgtataccgTTCTCCAttcttagtaatcagcagtagttAAGTTTCAGCAGAAtgtcagttctcaacaaaaagcccggaaaaaaggtttttgtgtactattttttacaattttcacacttGCAACCGAACTGTGCTTGTGCACTCGTATGCATGCGTTTCAATGCTAACCTCCTCTTGCAGCTAGTGCTTTTATAAAatacacttctgccaccttgtagCCATTTGTTTGGCTTAACAaggcaccaaacatgctctctccTATAGTAGagtttcatcatcacctctgtacctctcacgcaaaaaaaaaagataaatacgtctttgggagtgagcagtcaggttaaaaaacaaaaaaatgtcggTTTTTATCTCCTGTTTTTTGCAAGAATATGTATAATTGGCCTTTTTCCTCACCCTTAAAGATCACTTTCATGTCTTCGTTGGAGACCTCAGCCCAGAAATAACTACAGAAGATGTCAAAGCTGCCTTTGGGCCTTTTGGCAGGATATCGTGAGTAATATTTATTAAgattaataatacagtaaacctcggatatatctgattcaattgttcccactggttttgtccgatataagcgaaatctgttatatgcgtataccggaaaatgtccgttttacgcatatatcggatttatatccggtatatgcgtaaatcggattttatccgttataaaaaggcacttccttgactatgtttccaatgtacctggactgggcaatgaaaagagaaggtaatgagaatttaactttattggactctgagcataacaaattgttaattaagctaggccctgttacgcccgtcaggcctacgttatttccaatagtgaggttaagatctcattcactgctgtgctagtattattgacgtcactcacttttatatttgtcctaaatctggagccaggagaaagacaatagccagtgacatcaacaagattagcataacgatgcggccatccgatatatgcgagggaaatttaatggaaatgcattggaacgggactggagattttgtccgaaataggcgaaatctgtaataaaaaatccgatatatgcaatgaatttttattggaaatgcattacagaaaaatcggttcttttttatctgtccgttgtgagcgaatttccgatatagccgaggtttactgtacattaaatAGCTGAACATGGATGAAAATAGTAGGTAACTGCTGTCATTATTTATGTTTGAGCATTCATGTTTTGTCCACAGGGATGCACGTGTGGTTAAAGATATGGCTACAGGGAAATCAAAAGGCTACggctttgtgtcttttttcaacAAATGGGTGAGTAATGATTTCGGATGACTTTCCAAGTTGTTGCCCGTGCCGCTTGATACTAATACTATTTGACAAGACAATAATACTACTTAAACTACTTACTTTAAATTGCTACATTTTGGGACGGCACAGACTTCTGTCATTTGGGGTTAAATCTGTTTTGAATCATGTAAAATGTTTCCATAAATCTTGTGCCAAAGTACATTTTGAAGTTGTCAACCTCCCACATTAACATAATTTGTGTTTAGCACTTCAGGTATTAAGAGACACTAgcaagttttaatttttttaccgtttttttttattccaggaAGCGGAGAACGCCATTCAGCAGATGGGTGGCCAGTGGCTAGGAGGGAGACAGATCCGAACTAACTGGGCCACGAGAAAGCCCCCTGCGCCAAAAACCACTTATGAAAGTGTGTGGTCATAAATGATGCGGGATTTACTTGCTCACGTtgtaatatgatatatttaaaatCTAACAAGTATTATCTGTTCTCCCCCTGGTAGGTAACTCCAAGCATCTGTCTTTTGATGAAGTAGTCAACCAGTCCAGCCCCAGTAATTGCACCGTGTACTGTGGCGGTGTAAGCACAGGACTGACGGGTGAGAATGCATTCAGCAATATTCATGAAATAACAGTACAGTGACTGTACGTGGTATAACAACGCAAGATTTGTATGTGGACATGTTAAATTAAGCCTTTTGGTTTGCGTCATAGGAAATGTGCAACCTTAGTTTATGTTTTGAAAATGTATAAGTTTCAGACATGTGGGTGTTAGTTTTGTTTCTTGCAGCAGTAGATCCTCATGCGTATGCTTTATAACATGCATGGGTTATTTAAGCAAGACAAAACATCTATGGTGTGTTGTGGGCTCCATATAAAGCCACCTTGACACTTGCACAACGTTGTCCCCGCAGCAGTATGCAGTTTTACGTAAATTAGTCAGTAACAGCGATATATCGTGGTTCGATTAACGACTctaacacaaaacattgagccATTACCTTACATAGCATCACTTTAACACTGCACAAAGTAAGCAGCGGCATGTCTGAGATGATTGAgtggaaaaagttctcctcagttttcatgtggaagtggttagttttTGGCTCAAGCAGAGTAGAAACTGTacattccattttttaaatactgttTCAACTTGTACAATTTTGTCCTCATAGCAGTAAAGCTTtagtgtcataatattatgacatatatGTAGTTAAAATTACACATTTAGCTttccattaatatttcaactttatgctatttttctcaatattttgtctttatttttgtacaattcccccccccccccccacccattttccagtatttcttattttattgttcaaattaattttttttaatgtggtgaGGGCGAGTTAAACCAAAAAGGACAGGGGGGATTGTTCGGTGTTTCAAATGATTTTGTACCACAATTGAGCGGTCTGCCGAGTAAGTACTTCCACACACGAATGTCATCAACTCGGCTTGTTcatgtttatcatttataccggtacaagtcattttcttattgtTACAATAATCTATACTGGTATATGAAAAATACCGCCCAACCCAAAGTATCAAAGCATGTCTCATTCTCATTAATGGGTTAACTTTTCCACAACCTCTTGGAACAAAGCGGGGAATTCTCAATTAATTTTCCTTAGCCTCTTGGATCTTCCTTGTGAAGTTCTGTGAATAACTGATCATAATGCCCAAAGTGATGTCCTCAAGTCAGCCAATCCCCTCAGCCACACTGTCCATGCTTTTCTTTTTGtagtatgtttatgtatttatctaTTAACTGGTAGTAGTACTGCAGCTATTAGGTaatatacacacattttttttcctgccataAGGACTTCTTGAACTCTCTGGAGTCCAACGTCTTCTAGGTCCCTTACAAATAGAGGAATTAATGACGCTAGGAGTGATGCCTACTATAGCGTGGCGCCATGCGGGATCAAATAATACCACAAATACTTCACGAATCTGGTACGTGGAGGAGACATCTAAAAGATTGCCACTGCCAATTGCCAAATAATGTAGAACCAAAAGTCGTACCAGTGTCAAGGTGTCAttagtccatccattttcctccgcttatccgggtcgcgggggcagcagtcttagtagggaagccccgacttcccggtccccggccacctcctccagctccaccgggaggacaccaaggcgttcccaggccagctgtgagacataatccctccagcgtgtcctaggtctgccccggggccttttcccggctgggggAGGCGTCCGGGGTGTCATTAGTCTTGCATGActattgtatgtactgtattttacttTTGGGGGGGGTATACGGTCATGTTTGTTACAATAATTAGATCTTTTTAGATAATCACatccttttttcccccttctttCTTCTCCAGAACAACTAATGAGACAGACCTTCTCTCCTTTCGGGCAAATTTTGGAAGTCAGAGTTTTCCCCGATAAAGGTTATTCGTTTGTAAGGTAAATAGAGATTGCTGAATGCATGTATTTTATAAGTCACATTCCTAATATTTCCTCTACTTGTGagataaaccaaaaaaaaaaaaatctcttaagTCCAGTTGAATGTTGAAACACCAAAATGACAGCACATCACTTCCACACAAAGATTCAGTAAAACTCTGCTATCTATATTTAAGTTAGATTGGTGGCAGAGCTTTTTACATTATactttattatatgtatttttcttgtcTCGTCTAGGTTTAGCTCTCATGAGTCAGCAGCCCATGCCATTGTGTCTGTGAATGGAACCGCATTAGAGGGCAACATGGTCAAGTGCTATTGGGGTAAAGAGAACCCAGACATGATGAATCCAGTGCAGCAGATGCCGGTGCCTCAGgtaaatacctttttttttttttttcataaaaatatgcggttttaaaaataatacccTGCTACATGTGGAGAAGGACAAAGACGGTGAGATGGTATTTTTGAACTTCAAGCTGGAACTCTTAATGCTGCGGCACTTGGGCCAATAAGGAACTTATTGGAGACactctcatctcgtttcatattatctacatactgtattgtatataactatggggaaaaactgttgattttgttaatacttatattgtttatttttctatattgtgtattttgtactgcttaactgactctgtactcttcctgctgtgcaatacaaatttccccactgagggacgaataaaggcatatcttaatcttaggAGAATGTAAGAGGGGACTTTAACTCGGggcggcccgtgagtcaaaaagtttgcccacccctgctatatctataataataataatacagtaaacctcggatatatcggattcaattgttcccactggttttgtccgatataagcgaaatccgttatatgcgtataccggaaaatgtccgttttacgcatatatcggatttatatccggtatatgcgtaaatcagattttatccgttataaaaaggcacttccttgactatgtttccaatgtacctggactgggcaatgaaaagagacgtaaggtaatgagaatttaactttattggactctgagcataacaaattgttaattaagctaggccctgttacgcccgtcaggcctacgttatttccaatagtgaggttaagatctcattcactgctgtgctagtattattgacgtcactcacttttatatttgtcctaaatctggagccaggagaaagacaatagccagtgacatcaacaagattagcataacgatgcggccatccgatatatgccagggaaatttaatggaaatgcattggaacgggactggagattttgtccgaaataggcgaaatccgatatatgcaatgaatttttattggaaatgcattacagaaaaattggttcttttttatctgtccgttgtgagcgaatttccgatatatcctagtccgatatagccgaggtttactgtaatacattttatttgtatagcgcttttcaaaatactcaaagacactttacagaagagtgaagttgaataaagcaagtaaacagaatagaagacacaccaaaatacaacattcattggttaatacacagttaaaacacgaGTAAAAACGGGGCGGGGCAGAAGGTTCCATAAACATGGAGAACCTGTCGGTTGCTTAGTTTTCATGCTTCATTTATCAGGATTgtcatgttcttgtttcctgAAGTAGTTAGGAAATGAAACCAATCAAGAAAAAATAGAGTACTCATTTAATATTCTCCTTGTGGGTGGAAATGCCTTGGGGCTACCTAAacctgacagttttttttttttttttaaacacgtaCTATCTTGGTTTGAATAATGACTGCTCTTGCTTTTCTCAATTAGCTAAGCTATCACTGCACAATGTGCTGCCTCCGGCCATGCTAATACGACATCCCTGTTTGCCCTACAGCAGAACAAGATGAGCTTCCCTGCAGCCCAGCCCTACAACCAGTGGGGTCAGTGGTACAGTAATGGGCCTCAGATCAGCCAGTATGTCCCAAACGGGTGGCAGGTTCCCACCTATGGTGTCTATGGTCAGGCCTGGAACCAGCAGGGCTTCAAGTAAGTAGTACGCCATTCAAAAGGCCTTCACCTCCTACTTCTACTCCAGTACCACCGAGATTGAGGCTTCACAAGTCAATTCTGGCCACAGGAAGCGAGCCGTgacacattttctttctttttctctcaACTCCACATCCACCCACTTTTCCAATCAGCTCCTCACCTTCATCTTGACAGGGTGGAGGAactttgatttctttttttttttttgtttgagccCATTTCTGTCATCCCCGAGCATTTCACCTCTGGATCAGGTGTTTGTTCCAGCATTGCGATTCTGTTTGTCTCATTTGAGTTGTAAGTTcagtttttaaaacattttgacttgtttAAAATTGGGTTTCATTCACTGTCCACCGCCCCCCCCAAGGCTGGTTAACAACTGCAATGAAGGTTTATGGTCTTTAAGAAGTTAAGTTTATTTACAATGGTCAGTGTCACGGGAACACTTCATCACACATACCAACCTATTGAACGAAATATTCAGGTTTATACTCTAGCTGTCCACAGATACTATATGAAGCATAATCAAGATAATCCAATTGACACCGAAAACAATAACCATGTGACAATACCAGTCCGATCCCGAAAGCTGATTTTGCATATCTGCCGATAACATTACAAGTTTGATACCAGAGCTACATTACAGCAAACGTCGCTAGAAGAATAGCATCGAACGTAGCTGTCTCCACATGTGCAGTACcacatgttttctccgggtactccggtttcctcccacattccaaaaacatgctaggttaattggcgactccaaattgtccataggtatgaatgtgagtgtgaatggttgtttgcatatatgtgccctgtgattggctggccacaagtccagagtgtaccccacctcgaagacagctgggataggctccagcaccccccgtgaccctcgtggggaaaagcggtagaaaatgaatatttatagagccctctagacatgaaataacacccctatagtcatctttccattcatattacccattatagttgactctgttgctgttgctgttttggCAATTCTCACAGCTCggagtgtgattggctggccaccagtccaggtaaaaacatgctaggttaattagtgactccaaattgtccataggtatgaatgagagtgtgaatggttgtttagatacatgtgccctgtgattggctcaccaccagtccaggtaaaaacatgctaggttaattagcgactccaaattgtccataggtgtgagtgtgaatggttgtttgttctatatgtgccctgtgattggctggccaccagtctaggtaaaaacatgctaggttaattagcgactccaaattgtccataggtatgaatgtgagtgtgaatggttgtttgttctatatgtgccctgtgattggctggccaccagtccagggtgtaccccacctctcgccctgaagacagctgggataggctccagcatacccacgacttTTGTGATtctaagtggtagaaaatgaatgaattaatatatatactgAAAAATAGTTAAATTTTGTACCTACTGCTAtccagtggaaaaaaatatgaacaaaagaTACATGAAATTAAAGTAATCCTAATTTTCAAACCAATGCaatgatattgggtaatatccCATGGTACTCCTGAAGATCTGGCTGTGTCAAGTATCAGGCAAAGCACCTTTTTTGTATGCGTGTGTAGCAAAGCGAGTACGTGTGGAGatggctacgtttgctgatactcttttttatttttttttattttttttattttttttttggctgcacCGATATTCTTGTCGCCATGTTTTGCTGACAACATGAAAGCACCTAACAATTGATCAACAGTGCCTTGCTATTGCTTAGCTTCAAACAAGGACGTTCTCATAGGTAAGTGTATCATCAGCAGATTGCAGCTTGGGTATTCAGAGTCTGGCCTTCCTGTCACATGATACATTTCGGTCTTGTGACTCGTCCCGTTTGTGCAGCGCACAATTTATTTTCAGTTGTAACAAAATTAGAgaaaaatttttttggattttggtgCCACAACACATGAATATCCTTAGCGTCCCATTGTGATGATTAAgtgttccctttttttttaatttaaaatttgagATGTGCTTTTATGTCCCTCATGTCATTGATACACTACGTGGAAATGTTTAATTTGTACATGAATgtcaaagatgtttttttttttttaataattctatTCAGATTACAGCCAATGTACATTGACATTTTGTGCAGCCCCTTTAAATAAACCAAGCGTTTGTTGTACACAGTCTTAAGTTGTTGGTGAGCATCCGTACAACTGTGATATCCCCTAACCTTTGGGACGGGTagtacacacaaatatactATTTCCTTGTTGCGCTTACCCTTGTCTGATCCATGTCTGCTATTCCGCCATGTTTTTAACCTACATCACaatttattttaccttttttattcTCTTTGCTATATTTTCTTCCTTCCATACGCTAATACCCGTTTTTGTCCTCTTTTAAGATTCTAGTAGCGCTAAAGCAGGttccaaaatattccaaaaataatgcacaaaaaaatatgtactgtaatgttGCTAGGAGTGCTTTTTggacccagcatgctttgcggcacttaaCTAAAATAGGCTaaagttacatttttagatTTAATATAGTTGTTTATTATCCtccataataatagtagtagtagtaagtaaCTGTGTGTGAGTTTACTTACATGTTTTATGTGTtgtgtgtcatttttgtgtttacataAAATTGTGTAAGATTGTATTTGTTCTATCTAGTGACCCCACcccatttcatttcattgtgtGACAATCTCCCTGCATATTCAGTGATAGCTCACGTTTCCCCCAACCACCCTTGTGGGACACTAAACGTTcatgtttgcccccccccctcccgctcTAAAGTGTATTCTCCCCCTTACTGCCCCTTTTCTCCTCACCTCTTCTAACCTGCTGGCATTTTTGTCTCTTGTCTTTGTCTCTCTTTTACCCTTCTTTTCACAGTCAGTTACCGGCCAATGCTGGGTGGACTGGCATGAACGCCATCAGTAACGGTGGGGTTATGGAGCCCACACAGGGATTGAATGGGAGTATGTTGGCCAACCAGCCTGGTATGGGAGCGGCAGGATACCCCACACACTGATAAATGGGaaggagattttttttatcaaccATCAGCCTTTTTGGGGGGGCTTTAAGATGCTCTTCAGGGCTGTGTAAAAACCATATCCCCTTTTTGGCAGGACTAAGACTATAACTGGGGAGTGGATCTGAATGAGAAGGTTGCTTCGGAGATGTAAATGGGAtttaatttgggggggggggggtgatgcaaGACTGGGAGGATTTTAACCCATGCAGGGATTTCTACCCTCTGTGGTAGCCAAGACTGACTGATCCAGGGCTTGTACTGTTTTTAAGTTAAAACTAAATCGCAATAGAGACTCCGCCCTCGGTGTatggaggtgtttttttttttttccccccacacatGAGTTCTTTAAGGAATGGACATCAGgttcatttataaaaaaataaaataaaataaataaaaatgaaacctATTGCAGGGATTGTTGCCATTTCCACTTCTCTGTACAGGCAGAAAAATATTGCACAGTTTATCCctgttccgttttttttttttttttttggacagccTCAAAACTTTTAGccacatgtaaataaataagtctTGTAAggttaaaaatgctactattcATTTTGCTTTGAATTCCCCATAACGTGGTAGCAGAGAAGTGGCACTGCCAAATGTCACACATGATTCTTCCATTGCAGGGACAACGTTAGCATTGCCATGCAGTGCATACTTAAAATGTTTAACACAATCTTGATGTAAAGAAACACATTtgacacttattttttttatatgtatgaaaATGCCAGTATTTTATATCAGAAGCGGATCAGTCAACCTTTACACCTTCTCTGTTTGCTATCGAGACAGGAGGCCTACATTGCTGTTGCCTTATAGAGCCAGTTTCTTTTACCTGATgataatatacttttttttttaaattaggcaGTGCCTACAGTTGTTTTtgaacccttttttttttttagaaagttaGCCCAGAGAACTGATGACTGTGCTACTGTATTGTGTTTTCTTGCTTTTGTCCTATTAAAATGCTAATGCACACAAATTacaagtgtttttatttagtctctaaataataaatgatttatttattatatctaAATTTTATAATTTGTCGGGTGCATGAAAACAATATTTCTCTGTATAATTTGTCAATTAATCACtatagtaatccctcatttatcatggttaattggtacCACACCCAACCGTGATCAGTGAATTCCGCAAAGtataattccttatttataaaggCATTATTTTTTGTAGCGtatagaaaaccagtttgacCATCTAGACATCCAAAACATAGATCTCACTAAATTTGGGTTcaagtcaaaaaaataaaaataactataaataacTTTACTATatcaaaaatactgtatatactttttatgtaataattcattcattttctaccgcttgtcctcacaagggtaggtgctggagcctatcccagctgtcttcgggcgagaggcggggtacacctggtcTCCagcacaatcacagggcacatatagacaaacaaccattcacactcacattcatacctatggacaatttgcagtcgccaattaacctagcatgtttttggaatgtgggaggaaacccacgcacacacagggaaaacttgcaaactccacacaaagatcgccgagggtggaattgaacttgggtctcctcgctgtgtggcctacgtgctaaccactcacccaccttGCAGctcttatttaataatataatataaaataaaaaatagcaagaATTAAATACAAACCtgatcaacagtaaaatacggtggtggtagtgcgatggtctggggctgttttggtgCTTtaagacctggaagacttgctgtgactGTACAGTATAAATAACACCTTAATTTTTCCAGTTATTTATTACAAATCAAGTCATTTAAGTTGAAATAGTACAaaggtggcggcacggcggactagtggttagcgcgcagacctcacagctaggagaccggggttcaattccaccctcggccatctctgtgtggagtttgcatgttctccccgtgcatgcgtgttttttctccgggtactccggtttcctcccacattccaaaaacatgctaggtcaattggcgactccaaattgtccataggtatgaatgtgagtgtgaatggttgtttgtctatatgtgccctgtgattggctggccgccagtccagggtgtaccccgcctctcgcccaaagacagctgggataggcacccccgcaagaaaacagatggactgtgagggagctgccaatcatccctcactgatcaggtgtatgccccacctacacactgtcaggtttctatttgtgtatatagttggcttttgttatttacatatattctggttagtactttgattatatttggttgccatttaagttatttaattgccactttagttagttagtttttcatttacaagtaattggttttgttcctaatttctcatcagtttctccttgtttttttgaggtgattggtcattgtgagtgcaggccagaggctcatcgccttgattggactctcccaagtgtcacctggaggagggggggtatTAACTGGTTGGTAGTTCGGTAATCTAAGTTGTTATGTTTAATCGAGTGCTTAAATGTATACAGGAAGCGAAACTTCAGTGTAGGACTCTTGAAAGACTATTGTAATATAAATGAagggtgttataaatgtaaatagggTACCTTTTAGACGTATTgtctcaccctctcattgggaactatggttggcccttcacggaTAAAAGGGGCTGTATGGCTATCCCGGGCTAGCAAGAGGCCATTTTTTCTAACCTAAAACCTTACATGGACCAAAA
This DNA window, taken from Doryrhamphus excisus isolate RoL2022-K1 chromosome 4, RoL_Dexc_1.0, whole genome shotgun sequence, encodes the following:
- the LOC131128623 gene encoding cytotoxic granule associated RNA binding protein TIA1-like isoform X2 gives rise to the protein MMMMEDEQPRTLYVGNLSRDVTEPLILQVFTQIGPCKSCKMIVDTAGNDPYCFVEFYDHRHAAASLAAMNGRKIMGKEVKVNWATTPTSQKKDTSNHFHVFVGDLSPEITTEDVKAAFGPFGRISDARVVKDMATGKSKGYGFVSFFNKWEAENAIQQMGGQWLGGRQIRTNWATRKPPAPKTTYESNSKHLSFDEVVNQSSPSNCTVYCGGVSTGLTEQLMRQTFSPFGQILEVRVFPDKGYSFVRFSSHESAAHAIVSVNGTALEGNMVKCYWGKENPDMMNPVQQMPVPQQNKMSFPAAQPYNQWGQWYSNGPQISQYVPNGWQVPTYGVYGQAWNQQGFNSSPSS
- the LOC131128623 gene encoding cytotoxic granule associated RNA binding protein TIA1-like isoform X1, with translation MMMMEDEQPRTLYVGNLSRDVTEPLILQVFTQIGPCKSCKMIVDTAGNDPYCFVEFYDHRHAAASLAAMNGRKIMGKEVKVNWATTPTSQKKDTSNHFHVFVGDLSPEITTEDVKAAFGPFGRISDARVVKDMATGKSKGYGFVSFFNKWEAENAIQQMGGQWLGGRQIRTNWATRKPPAPKTTYESNSKHLSFDEVVNQSSPSNCTVYCGGVSTGLTEQLMRQTFSPFGQILEVRVFPDKGYSFVRFSSHESAAHAIVSVNGTALEGNMVKCYWGKENPDMMNPVQQMPVPQQNKMSFPAAQPYNQWGQWYSNGPQISQYVPNGWQVPTYGVYGQAWNQQGFNQLPANAGWTGMNAISNGGVMEPTQGLNGSMLANQPGMGAAGYPTH